TGGACCTGGGCGGCGTGAGCGTGCAGCTGTTCCACCTGGGCCGCGGCCACACCGACGGCGACCTCCTGGTGGGTACGCCGACGACCCTTTACGCGGGTGACCTGGTCGAACACGGCGGCTACCCGGCCTTCGAGGACTCCTATCCGGTGGACTGGGCGGATGCGCTGCGGCACATCTCGGCGCTGCGTCACCGCTACGAGTATCTGGTCCCCGGACATGGCGCCCCGATGGACGACCGCGAGGTCAAGACCATGGCGGACACCATGGTGACGGCGGTCCGGCAGGCGCACCAGGCCACGCGCGAAACCCCGGACGACGCCACCAAGGCCATCCCGGTGCTCCCGTACGGCCCGGAGCAGTCCCGGCACTTCATCCGCAGGCTCCGCGTCACGGCGTAGGGGCGGCGCGGGCTGACGCGGGAGACCCGGAAGCGTGCTCTTGCCACTGTTGTTCGCCTCTGGATAGGCTAATAGCTCGATGATCGAGCATTTATGGCTGTCGAGTAAAGTGAAGGAACAGGGCCCGTCCCGGGTTCCTGACCTCGCCCAGGCGGCCGATGCCTCGACAGGCCGGCCTTCGGGCGGCGTGAGAAGTGTGGCGTGAGAGAGGGGACATCATGAACGACGACCGGAATTCAGGGAAGCCCGTCGAGCGGCAGGCGGCCGACGACGCCGTGGCCGAGGATGAGGTGACGCCCTCATCGCAGGGGCTCGGCGCCGTCCTCGGCGATGCTGAGCGGACGCCCAACCCGGGTCCCGTCAAGGAACCCAGCCTGGCCGACAAGGCCGCGATCGAACAGGTCTCCGAGGAGTACGAAGTCGTGCGCACCGAGGACGGCGAAGACTACCTCCAGCCGCGTGAGAGCCACGACGGCGGCGAACACCAGAACTGAGCGGCGGCTCCGACCACCACTCCGACCATCATGAGGGCCGCCCGGGAACTCCCGGGCGGCCTTCGTGCCGTCCGATCCCGCCGCACTCGCCTGCCGTGGTGACCGGGCGTGCCAGAATGCCTGGATGGACGAAACATGGGACGGGCGGATCGCCGCCTTCTGGGCCGGCGCGGACGGCCGCGATCCGGAAAGCCTTCTCGCCGCGATGACGGATCTCGTCCGGGAGCGGCCGGAGGGTGACCCGGCCGCGCTGTACGAACTCGCGTCGGTCCACGACTTCCTCGGCCACGAAAGCGAGGCGATTCCGCTGTATCAGGCGGCTCTCGACGGCGGCCTCGACGGTGAACGCAGGCCTCAGGCGGTCATCCAGCTGGCCAGTTCGCTGCGGAATGTCGGGCGCGTACCGGAAGCCGTGAGCCTCCTGCAGGACTTTCCGGAGGACCCGACGACGGGTGCGGCGTCGCAGGCCTTCCTGGCCCTCGCGCTGTTCGACGCCGGCCGCTCCCGGGAGGCCCTGCAGGTCGCCCTGGCTGCGCTCGCGCCGACGCTTCCGCTGTACTCGCGCCCGGTGGCGGCCTACGCCGAGGAGCTGGGGGAGCCGGGAAGCCGAGAGCGTCAGTGAGCTGGGTTCGCGGGTTCCGGGTGAGTTCGTGGACCGTGCCCGCGAACTCGCCGGAAACCCACGAACTCGCGTCGCGGCACCGGTACCACCGGCACCGGCCACCGCCCCGGCCCGGGCCGCACTCACCCCAGGCGCGGGGTCCTCGGGGGTTCGGTGCGGCGCTCGCCGGTGGCTTCGAACGCGGCCGCGTGGGCCAGGAGCTCGTTGTCCGAGTAGGCCTTGCCCCAGAAGCTCAGCCCGACCGGCATGCCGATGTCCGCCATGGTGCCCATCGGGACCGTGACCGTGGGGATGCCGAGGTGACGCGGGACCAGATTGCCGTTGGACACCCACACCCCGTTGCGCCACCCGAGATCCGCGGACTCCTCGCGCACGTCCATGTCGGCCGGTCCGACGTCCGCCGCGGCCGGCAGGATCACGGCGTCCAGGCCGAGCCCGTCCATCCATTCCTCGAGGTCCACGCGCCGGGTCTTCTCCAGGCCTAGCAGGCCGGACTCCAGGGTGTACAGCTCCCGTGGATGGGTGATCGGCCGCTCGGCGACGACAGCGGGGTACTCCGCGATGTCGTCATCGAATCCCGTGTAACGGTCCGGGAGTGCGCCCTCCGGGTGCGGGAAGATCGAGGCGCCGTCCACCTGCGTCAGGCTGTTGAGCGCCGGGTCGCCGTTGGCGGCGAGGAAGTCGTCCCAGCTCCAGGCGGAGAGATCGACGATCTCCTCTTGCAGGTACTCCGGGGAGACGAACCCGCGGGTCTTGATGCTCGGAGCGCCGGGGCGGTCGGACTCGTAGTTCGAGACCACGGGGAAATCGACCTCCACGACCTCGGCGCCCGCGGCTTCGAGGTCCCGGCGGGCCGCCTCCCACAGGGCGATCACCGAGGCTCGTGTGTCGATCCTCTGCCCCGTGGGACCGCCGATGCCCCGCGCCGACGGTGACTCGCCCTCCGCGAGGGTGCCGGCGTCGTCGTCCTTGTTGAGGTACATCGTCGGGACGCCGAAGCGCTTGCCGCGCAGCAGGGTGGCGCGCGCGCCGCGGTCGGCGGGGACGAGGGCCGGGTAAGACGCCGGTCGGACCTCGGACGACGCCGGGACGTCCACGAACTCCTGGACGCGCCAGAAGTCGCCGCGGGTCTCGGTGTCATCGGCGACGATCACGTCCAGGACCTCGAGCAGGTCGTCCATGCTGCGGGTGTGGGGCACCACGACATCCATGGTGGGGACGAGCGGCCAGTTGCCGCGCACCGAGATGACGCCGCGGGAGGGCGTGTAGGCGCACAATGCGTTGTTCGACGCCGGCGCGCGGCCGCTGGACCAGGTCTCCTCGCCGAGGCCGAAGGCGGCGAAGCTGGCGGCGGTCGCGGTCCCGGAGCCGTTGGAGGAGCCGGAACCGAACGCCGCGGTGAGGAAGTCGCCGTTGTAAGGGCTCTCGGCGCGGCCGTAGACGCCGCGCTGCATGCCGCCGTTGGCCATGGGCGGCATGTTCGTCAGGCCGACCAGCACGGCGCCGGCGCCGCGCAGCCGCTCGATGGTGAAGGCGTCCTTCTGTGCCACCAGGTCCTGGAAGGCGGGGGAGCCGGCCGCGGCGGTGAGGCCCTTCGCAAGGTACGAGTCCTTGGCGGTGTACGGGATGCCGTCCAGTGGGCCGAGGGTTCCACCGGAGGCTCGACGGGCGTCCGAGGCCTCGGCGTCCGCGCGGGCGGCCGGGTTCATGACCACCAGGGCGTTGAGGTCGCCGTCGTAGGCCTCGATGCGGGCGAGGTAGGCGTCCAGGAGCTCGACGGCGGTCGTCTCGCCGGAGTCGAGGGCGGCGCGCAGCTGCGCGATGGAGGCTTCGACGACGTCGATGCGGGCCATGGTGTCTCCCTTGAGAAGCGGAAGGATTTTGTTGATCGAGTGATCAATTAGTTCCACGGTAGCTAGACTGAGGCCACCATGTCAACGAAAAACTCCCCGGAGACGTCCGCGCGGCAGGCGCCCCGCGTGCGCAAGAGTCCCGCCGAACGGCACGCCGAGATCCGGGAGGCGGCCGCCGTCGTCGCGCTGGAGGAAGGGCTCGCGGCCATCACGCTGCGCCGCGTGGCCCGGCAGCTGGGAGTAGCGTCGGGGCTCGTGGCGCACTACGAGCCGAGGGTCGAGGACTTCGTGGCGGCCACTTTCGCGCGGATCGCCGCCGCCGACCGGACGGAGGTCGAGCAGGCGATGGCCGGGCTCGACGACGTCGCGCTGCGCCTGCGCGCCGTGCTCGCCAGTTCGCTGGACTCGGAGCGGCTGCCGGTCACCGCGGTGTGGGTCGAGGCCTGGGGGCTGGGCCGCCGGAACGAAGCCCTTGCGGCGGCCGTCCGCGAGGAGATGGACTCGTGGCAGGAGCTGCTGCGGAACGTCATCCGGGACGGTGTGCGCGCAGGCGTCTACTCGGCGCCGGACCCGGCGGCGGTGGCCTGGCAGGTGCTCGGAATGATCGACGGGCTCAACGCCCAGGCCCTGGTGCGCTGGGAAGGCGTCCCGGACCGTCGCGAGCACTTCCTCTCGGCGGTGGAGCACCTGCTCGGCGTGAGCTGACGCGCAGGCGGCCCGGAGCGGTCTCAGCGCCGGGGGCGGCTCAGCAGGAGAAGTCCTGCCCAGGACACCGTGTACGCGACGGCGGAACTGGCGGCGACGCCGGACCAGAACCCGCGCGTGTCCACCCCGTCGCTGCCGGTCATGCTGAGGGAACCGAGGGGGAGCTGGGGGAAGACGAAGGCCGCGACCACGCTCAGCGCCGCGATCGCCAGGGTGACCGTGGACCAGAAACGCCGGTTGGACAGCACCTTGGCGGCCCCTCCGCCGGCCGGTTCGGGGTGCCGGCTCTCGTGTATCAGGACGGGAATGGCGGTCAGGGCGGAGACGGTGCCCACCACGAGGAGCGCCGCCGCCACATCGGCGGGGCGGTGCCAGAGGTTGACCACCGTGGAGGCGCCCGAGACAAAGGCGAACGTGCCGCCGAGCGCCGCCGTCAGGGGTCGCCAGCGGGGTGGCACGGCCAGGGTCACCGCCGCTGCCGCGCTCGCCGCCAGGGTGGTGTGGCCCGAGGGGAAGGAATTGTTGCCCGGAGTCTCGACGCCGAGATCCGGCCGGGTGAACACCGTGTATTTCAGGAGCTGTGTCGCCAGATTCGCGGCGACCGCCGTGATCACCGCCCAGAGCGCCGGCGTCCACCGCTTGCCGACGAAGGCCACGAGGCCCACGATGATCGCCGCGAGGATGATCGACGCGGCCGGCAGGTTGTCCAGGATGGCCGTGGTGACCGTGTCCAGCCGCCCGCCGCCCATGCTCTTGGCCTGGGCGAGCCCCACGGCGTCGAGAGTCTGGCCGTCCACGGTCCGGATGAAGAAACGGTACATCCAGAGGATCCCGAGTGCTCCCAGGACGGCGCCGAAGGCCAGGGCGAGCGGGCGCCAGGCGGAGCCTCGGCTCCGGCGGGCGCTCCGGTGCTCGAGCGTGCTGATCGGTGACATGGGTCCAGCGTGACACAGGATTCTGGAAGCCGCCGGAGTGGTGGGCGCGGGAGAAGCCCGGCGAGCCGTCCCGGCGTCGTGCTCAGTGCGGATGAAGACCGTTTCCGCACGTCAGCGACTTGACAAAAAGTGATCCTTGACACAAAAGGCGCGTGGAACCTAATCTACCTAACACGTGTTAGGTGCGACGTCGCACCAGGAAAGGTACAACTCATGGCAAGCAAAGTGGGAGCGGTCGGGGACATCACCCGCCGTGCCGCGCTCGGCGCCCTGGGAGTCGGAGTGGTGGGGGTGACAGCGGCGTCGTGGCCGCGTCTGACTGCAGCCGACATCCCGGGCCGGGGCGACAACAGCCTCAGCATCGTCATCCAGGGCACCAAGGCGGACGCGGCCGCCCGTGAGAAGCTCGTAGCCGACTTCAACAAGGTGCACCCCGAGATCAAGGTCAAGGTGCAGGCCATCCAGTCCGTGGACTGGAAGGACTTCTTCGTCAAGCTTCTGACCATGGTGGCCGCCGGACAGTCGCCGGACCTGGTGTACGTGGCCACGGAAGGCACGCAGCTCTTCGCCGAGCGCCTCGCCGAACCACTGGACCGCTTCGTCCAGCACGATGCCTCGGTGCTCCAGGAGTACTTCGACGACGTCCACCCGAGCCTCGTGGAAGCCATGATGTACAAGGGCAGCCTGTACCAGCTTCCGCTCGACTGGAACGCCGCCAACATGTACTTCAACACCTCCGCCCTGAACAAGGCCGGACTGGAGCTTCCGCCGTCGGACTGGAGCCACCTCGACTTCCGGAACATGCTCAGCTCCATGAAGCAGGCCAACGGCAGCGACTTCACCCCGTACTACTGGACCAACCGTCTCTTCGGCGGCGTGGTGCCGTGGCTCTACATCAACGACACGAGCTTCCTCAAGGAGACCAAAGCCAGTGGCGGCCGCTGGCTCTGGGACGGCTTCTACAAGAACGACCCCAGCAGCAAGATGCGCGCGGGCGGTTCGCTCTGGGAGTCCCCGAACGCCCTCGACTCCCGGGTGGAGGAGTCCTTCGACTTCCTGCGCGGACTGGTCAAGGACGGCCTGGGCGTCCGTCCCGAGGAGGGCGGCGGCAACTCCCTGGTGGGTCTGTTCGCCTCCGGCCGCATCGGCAGCACCCCCGCGGGCGGGTACTGGGTGGAAGGTCTGCATGAAGCGGGCATGAAGGAGGACCAGTTCGACGTCTCCTTCTTCCCCAAGTGGCGCACGCAGCGACACCAGTTCGGCACCGCAGGGTACGCCATCAT
This portion of the Arthrobacter woluwensis genome encodes:
- a CDS encoding tetratricopeptide repeat protein; translation: MDETWDGRIAAFWAGADGRDPESLLAAMTDLVRERPEGDPAALYELASVHDFLGHESEAIPLYQAALDGGLDGERRPQAVIQLASSLRNVGRVPEAVSLLQDFPEDPTTGAASQAFLALALFDAGRSREALQVALAALAPTLPLYSRPVAAYAEELGEPGSRERQ
- a CDS encoding amidase; this encodes MARIDVVEASIAQLRAALDSGETTAVELLDAYLARIEAYDGDLNALVVMNPAARADAEASDARRASGGTLGPLDGIPYTAKDSYLAKGLTAAAGSPAFQDLVAQKDAFTIERLRGAGAVLVGLTNMPPMANGGMQRGVYGRAESPYNGDFLTAAFGSGSSNGSGTATAASFAAFGLGEETWSSGRAPASNNALCAYTPSRGVISVRGNWPLVPTMDVVVPHTRSMDDLLEVLDVIVADDTETRGDFWRVQEFVDVPASSEVRPASYPALVPADRGARATLLRGKRFGVPTMYLNKDDDAGTLAEGESPSARGIGGPTGQRIDTRASVIALWEAARRDLEAAGAEVVEVDFPVVSNYESDRPGAPSIKTRGFVSPEYLQEEIVDLSAWSWDDFLAANGDPALNSLTQVDGASIFPHPEGALPDRYTGFDDDIAEYPAVVAERPITHPRELYTLESGLLGLEKTRRVDLEEWMDGLGLDAVILPAAADVGPADMDVREESADLGWRNGVWVSNGNLVPRHLGIPTVTVPMGTMADIGMPVGLSFWGKAYSDNELLAHAAAFEATGERRTEPPRTPRLG
- a CDS encoding TetR family transcriptional regulator C-terminal domain-containing protein, yielding MSTKNSPETSARQAPRVRKSPAERHAEIREAAAVVALEEGLAAITLRRVARQLGVASGLVAHYEPRVEDFVAATFARIAAADRTEVEQAMAGLDDVALRLRAVLASSLDSERLPVTAVWVEAWGLGRRNEALAAAVREEMDSWQELLRNVIRDGVRAGVYSAPDPAAVAWQVLGMIDGLNAQALVRWEGVPDRREHFLSAVEHLLGVS
- a CDS encoding phosphatase PAP2 family protein translates to MSPISTLEHRSARRSRGSAWRPLALAFGAVLGALGILWMYRFFIRTVDGQTLDAVGLAQAKSMGGGRLDTVTTAILDNLPAASIILAAIIVGLVAFVGKRWTPALWAVITAVAANLATQLLKYTVFTRPDLGVETPGNNSFPSGHTTLAASAAAAVTLAVPPRWRPLTAALGGTFAFVSGASTVVNLWHRPADVAAALLVVGTVSALTAIPVLIHESRHPEPAGGGAAKVLSNRRFWSTVTLAIAALSVVAAFVFPQLPLGSLSMTGSDGVDTRGFWSGVAASSAVAYTVSWAGLLLLSRPRR
- a CDS encoding extracellular solute-binding protein is translated as MASKVGAVGDITRRAALGALGVGVVGVTAASWPRLTAADIPGRGDNSLSIVIQGTKADAAAREKLVADFNKVHPEIKVKVQAIQSVDWKDFFVKLLTMVAAGQSPDLVYVATEGTQLFAERLAEPLDRFVQHDASVLQEYFDDVHPSLVEAMMYKGSLYQLPLDWNAANMYFNTSALNKAGLELPPSDWSHLDFRNMLSSMKQANGSDFTPYYWTNRLFGGVVPWLYINDTSFLKETKASGGRWLWDGFYKNDPSSKMRAGGSLWESPNALDSRVEESFDFLRGLVKDGLGVRPEEGGGNSLVGLFASGRIGSTPAGGYWVEGLHEAGMKEDQFDVSFFPKWRTQRHQFGTAGYAIMKTAKDKDAAWEFVKWAASKPAMEVAFALPTTTPTRRSMVNEALYSGKGPKHWKVFYDTLDKFPSTGPIPAPPEQAAVETALIKNVSLAVSGDQAQLKNAMKSLERDLDLALGRN